CCGGAACCACCACGCGGCACGGGCGCCGCTCGATGGAGAGTCGGCGCTCCTCCTGGGAGAAAACGGATCGGGGAAGACCAACTGGATCGAGGCCGCGGTGCTCCTCTCGATCGGGAGATCCTTCCGCGGATCGCGTGACCGGGAGCTCGTCCGGCGCGGCGCGGAGCGCTTCGACGTCCGAGGATCGGTCGAGGATCGGTCCGGTATCCGGCTCGACATCACGGCCCGCGGATCCGCCCAGGGCTCTCGTGACGTGCGCGTGGATGGTGCGGCACTACCCCGTCTGGCGGAGCTCCTGGGGCGGTTCCCGACGGTGCACTTCTCGGTCGAGGACGTGGCGCAGCTGAACGGCTCGCCCTCGGGGCGGCGCCGGTTCCTCGACGTGGCGCTCTGCCAGCTGGAGCCCGCGTACGTGGGCCATCTCCGCGACTACCAGGGCGCGGTCCGGCAGCGAAACCGGCTCCTCGCGGAGGAGCGCGGCGGGCGGGATCACGGCACCGAGCTCTCGGTGTGGGAAGAGATCCTGGCTCGCTCGGGTGTGGAGCTGGACCTCCGGCGCGGGAACCTCACGCGCCAGGTGGACACGGTGCTGCGGGCGCTCGCGGGGACGCTCGGTCTGGGAGTGGAGCCCGAGGTCGGATACCCGGCCGGCGAGATCGCCGAAGCCGGCGCGCAGGCCGTGGAGCGGCGGGCCGAGCGGCTCGAGGCCGCGCGACCGAGAGACCGGCATCTGGGCTGGACGTCCGAGGGGCCGCACCGCGCGACCGTCCTCTGCCGGATGGCGGGGAGGGACCTCACGGAGGGCGCTTCCCGGGGCATGGCCCGGCTCTACTCGATCCTGCTCCGGCTCGCGCTGGCGAGGGTGCTCGAGGAACGGCTGAACGAGCCTCCGGTGCTCTTCCTGGACGACCCCGAGTCGGAGCTCGATCCCCGATGGATCGGGCCCCTGCTCGGGCTCGTGCCCGAGACCACGCAGACGGTGGTGACCGCGTGCCGCCCGCTCTCCGAGGCGCCGGCGCGGTTTCGACATCGAACCATGGATGAATGGAAGGTCCCATTTGGGCCCGGTGTTTCCGCGGAGGCGGGTGTGGGTGTGGGAGTGGGCGCGTGAGCCTCTCGAGGCGCATGACCCGGGGGGGTGGGTTCGAGCCCGTGGCGCCGGTCCTGGACCGGATGCTGAGCGGCCTCAAGATCGCGGAGCGGTTCGCCGCGGCCCAGGCCACGGAGCTCTGGGACGAGGTGGCGGGCCCCGAGGTCCTCGCGCGAACGCGCGCGGTCGGGGTTCGGAACGGGGAGCTCCTGGTCGAGGTGAGGGGCTCCGTGTGGATGGGACATCTGGCGCTCCTGCGCCAGCGGATTCTCGAGGAGATCAACGAACGGCTGCCGGAAGGGACGAAGCTCCAGTCCATCCGGCTCACGCCGATGCGAAACAAGGAGGGTTCTCAGCTTGAATCCAACGCGCGATGAGGCGGCGACGCTGACCCCGACGCGGGAAGGGCATTCGTACGACGCGAGGAACATCCAGGTCCTGAAGGGCCTGGAGGGGGTCCGCAAGCGTCCGGCGATGTACATCGGCTCGACGGGGCTCTCCGGCCTGCACCATCTCGTGTACGAGGTCGTGGACAACTCGGTCGACGAGGCCCTGGCGGGCTTCTGCACCGAGGTGTCCGTCACGATCCACACCGACGCGAGCGTCACGGTCATCGACAACGGCCGCGGCATTCCCGTGGACATCCACCCCGCGCAGGGCCGCCCCGCGCTCGAGGTCGTGATGACCACGCTGCACGCGGGCGGGAAGTTCGACGACAACTCGTACAAGGTTTCGGGAGGCCTTCACGGCGTCGGCGTCTCGGTCGTGAACGCGCTCTCCGAGTGGCTCGAGGTCGAGGTCGACCGGGACGGCAAGCGATACAAGCAGCGCTACGAGCACGGGATCGTGAAGTCCGATCTCCAGACGATCGGCGACACCGAGCGCACGGGCACGGTGGTCCACTGGAAGCCGGACTCCACGATCTTCGAGACCCTCGAGTACAACTTCGACACGCTGTCGCAGCGGCTCCGCGAGCTCGCGTTCCTCAACAAGGGGATCCGCATCCAGTTCCTGGACGAGCGGACCGGGAAGAAGCACGACTTCCAGTACGAGGGCGGGATCGTCTCGTTCGTGAAGTACCTGAACGAGAACAAGACCGTGCTCCATCCGGCTCCGATCTACCATACGCGCGAGCGCGACAAGACGATTGTGGAGTTCTCGCTCCAGTACAACGACGGTTACGTCGAGAACGTCTTCTCGTTCGTGAACAACATCAACACGATCGAGGGCGGCACGCACCTCGTCGGCTTCCGCGCGGCGCTCACGCGCACGATCAACGGGTACGCCGAGCGCGAGGGGATGCTGAAGTCGCTGAAGGACATCTCCCTGGGCGGCGACGACGTGCGCGAGGGGCTGACCGCGGTCGTGAGCGTCAAGCTCCCCGAGCCGCAGTTCGAGGGGCAGACCAAGGCGAAGCTCGGGAACACCGAGGTGAAGGGGATCGTCGAGTCCGTCGTGGGCGAGGGGATCCGGAACTACATCGAGGAAAACCCGCAGGTCGCGCGGAAGATCGTCGAGAAGTGCATCGCGACGGCCCGCGCGCGCGAGGCGGCCCGGAAGGCGCGCGATCTCGCGCGGCGGAAGTCGATCCTCGATTCGGGCTCGCTCCCCGGGAAGCTCGCGGACTGCCAGCTCACCGATCCCGCCCAGTGCGAGATCTACCTGGTCGAGGGCGACTCGGCCGGCGGCTCGGCCAAGATGGGGCGCGACCGGAAGTACCAGGCGATCCTCCCCTTGAAGGGGAAGATCCTGAACGTCGAGAAGGCCTCGCTCGACAAGATGCTCGCGAACGAGGAGATCCGGACGCTGATCACGGCGCTCGGCACGGGGATCGCCGACGAGTTCAACGCGGACAAGGCGCGCTACCACCGGATCATCATCATGACCGACGCGGACGTGGACGGCGCCCACATCCGGACGCTCCTCCTCACGTTCTTCTTCCGCCACATGCGGCCTCTGATCGAGCGCGGCTACGTGTACATCGCCATCCCGCCGCTCTACCGCGTGGCGAAGGGGAAGGACGTGCGCTACGCCTACAACGAGACGGAGCGCGAGACGGCGATGGAGGAGATGGGAAGGGCGAAGGGGATCCATCTCCAGCGCTACAAGGGCCTCGGGGAGATGAACCCCGATCAGCTCTGGTCCACGACGATGGATCCTGAGACGCGGAGCGTGCTCAAGGTCACCCTCGACGACGTGGTCGAGGCGGACCGCATGTTCACGATCCTCATGGGGGATCAGGTGGAGCCGCGCCGCAAGTTCATCGAAGAATACGCGGAC
This window of the Candidatus Eisenbacteria bacterium genome carries:
- the recF gene encoding DNA replication and repair protein RecF (All proteins in this family for which functions are known are DNA-binding proteins that assist the filamentation of RecA onto DNA for the initiation of recombination or recombinational repair.), translating into MKLLHLELRDFRNHHAARAPLDGESALLLGENGSGKTNWIEAAVLLSIGRSFRGSRDRELVRRGAERFDVRGSVEDRSGIRLDITARGSAQGSRDVRVDGAALPRLAELLGRFPTVHFSVEDVAQLNGSPSGRRRFLDVALCQLEPAYVGHLRDYQGAVRQRNRLLAEERGGRDHGTELSVWEEILARSGVELDLRRGNLTRQVDTVLRALAGTLGLGVEPEVGYPAGEIAEAGAQAVERRAERLEAARPRDRHLGWTSEGPHRATVLCRMAGRDLTEGASRGMARLYSILLRLALARVLEERLNEPPVLFLDDPESELDPRWIGPLLGLVPETTQTVVTACRPLSEAPARFRHRTMDEWKVPFGPGVSAEAGVGVGVGA
- a CDS encoding DUF721 domain-containing protein, with amino-acid sequence MSLSRRMTRGGGFEPVAPVLDRMLSGLKIAERFAAAQATELWDEVAGPEVLARTRAVGVRNGELLVEVRGSVWMGHLALLRQRILEEINERLPEGTKLQSIRLTPMRNKEGSQLESNAR
- the gyrB gene encoding DNA topoisomerase (ATP-hydrolyzing) subunit B, giving the protein MTPTREGHSYDARNIQVLKGLEGVRKRPAMYIGSTGLSGLHHLVYEVVDNSVDEALAGFCTEVSVTIHTDASVTVIDNGRGIPVDIHPAQGRPALEVVMTTLHAGGKFDDNSYKVSGGLHGVGVSVVNALSEWLEVEVDRDGKRYKQRYEHGIVKSDLQTIGDTERTGTVVHWKPDSTIFETLEYNFDTLSQRLRELAFLNKGIRIQFLDERTGKKHDFQYEGGIVSFVKYLNENKTVLHPAPIYHTRERDKTIVEFSLQYNDGYVENVFSFVNNINTIEGGTHLVGFRAALTRTINGYAEREGMLKSLKDISLGGDDVREGLTAVVSVKLPEPQFEGQTKAKLGNTEVKGIVESVVGEGIRNYIEENPQVARKIVEKCIATARAREAARKARDLARRKSILDSGSLPGKLADCQLTDPAQCEIYLVEGDSAGGSAKMGRDRKYQAILPLKGKILNVEKASLDKMLANEEIRTLITALGTGIADEFNADKARYHRIIIMTDADVDGAHIRTLLLTFFFRHMRPLIERGYVYIAIPPLYRVAKGKDVRYAYNETERETAMEEMGRAKGIHLQRYKGLGEMNPDQLWSTTMDPETRSVLKVTLDDVVEADRMFTILMGDQVEPRRKFIEEYADSVRNLDV